From the genome of Streptomyces sp. NBC_00523:
GAGGCCGTCGAGAAGGGCGCCAAGCTGGTCGCCGGCGGGGTCGCCCGCCCGGACATCGGCCCGCTCTTCTACGAGCCGACGATCCTGGACGGCGTCGAGGCGCCCATGGCCGTCTGCACCGAGGAGACCTTCGGCCCGGTCGTCTCGATCTACCGCTTCCGTGACGAGGACGAGGTCGTGGAACTGGCCAACGCCACCCCGTACGGCCTGAACTCCAGTGTCTGGACCAAGGACTCCAGGCGCGGCCACCGCGTCGCCGCCCGGCTGCGCACCGGAACCGTCAACATCAATGAGGGGTACGCCCCCGCGTACGGCAGCGTGCAGTCCCCGATGGGCGGCATGAAGGACTCCGGTCTCGGCCGGCGCCACGGCTCCGAGGGCATCCTCAAGTACACCGAGGCACAGACCGTCGCCCAGCAGCGGCTGATCCCGCTCGCCCCGTCCTTCGGGATGGACGACGAGAAGTACGCCGCGTTCATGACCCGCAGCCTGAAGGCGATGAAGGCGTTCCGCCTGCGCTGAGCCCCACGAGGGCCGGTGAACCCCCGCACCACTTCTGTCCTTTTCGTTCCTTTTCGTATCGAGGAGTGCCATGTCCCAGGACAGCCCTGCCCAGAATCAGGACCGGCCGGCCGGTGCGGCCGACGACGATGCCGCGTACGACTACGACGTGATCGTCGTCGGGTCCGGCTTCGGCGGTGCGGTCTCGGCGCTGCGGCTGACCGAGAAGGGGTACCGGGTCGGCGTCCTGGAGGCCGGGCGCCGCTTCACCCCGGGCACCCTGCCGAAGAACTCCTGGGACCTGAAGAACTACCTCTGGGCGCCCGCCCTGGGCCTCTTCGGCATCCAGCGCGTGCACCTGCTCGGCAAGGTGATGGTGCTGGCCGGTGCCGGGGTGGGCGGCGGCTCGCTGAACTACGCCAACACGCTGTACGTGCCGCCCGCGCCGTTCTTCGAGGACCGGCAGTGGGCGCACATCACGGACTGGCAGGACGAGCTGAAGCCGTACTACGACCAGGCCAAGCGGATGCTCGGGGTCCGGCTCAACCCCACGACGACCCCCTCCGACGTCCACCTCAAGGCGACCGCCGAGGCCATGGGCGTCGGCGACACCTTCCACCTCGCCCCGGTCGGCGTCTTCTTCGGCGATGGGGAGGACGCGGACGGCACCGCGCGCGCGAAGCCCGGCGGGACGGTCGCGGACCCGTACTTCGGCGGGGCGGGTCCGGCGCGCAAGGCGTGCACGGAGTGCGGCGAGTGCATGACCGGCTGCCGGCACGGCGCGAAGAACACCCTCAACGAGAACTACCTCCACCTCGCCGAGAAGGCCGGAGCGGTCATCCACCCCATGACCTCCGTCGTCGGCGTCACCGAGCACCCCGACGGCGGCTACCGCGTCGCCACCGTGCCCACCGACCGCCGCCGTAAGGCGAAGCCCACGGCCCTGCGCGCCCGCGAGGTGGTCGTGGCGGCGGGCACGTACGGCACCCAGACCCTGCTCCACACGATGAAGGACAAGGGGCTGCTGCCCCGGCTCTCCGCGAGGCTCGGCGAGCTGACCCGTACCAACTCCGAGGGGCTGGTCGGCGCCCAGACCTCCGACCGGCGCTACCGCAAGAAGCACGGGACGAAGCCCGACTTCACCAAGGGCGTCGCCATCACCTCGTCCATCCACCCGGACGCCAACACCCACATCGAGCCCGTCCGCTACGGCAAGGGCTCCAACGCCATGGGCGGCATGACCATCGTCCAGGTCCCCTACAGCGCCCACCGGGTCCGCGCCTGGCTCGCCAACCTGGTCAAGCACCCCACGATCGCCGCCCGCTCGCTCTCCAACCGGCGCTGGTCGGAGCGCGTCATCATCGGGCTCGTCATGCAGTCGCTCGACAACTCCCTCACCGCCTACCGCAAGCCGAGCGGCATCGGCAAGGGCCTGCTCACCGCCCGCCAGGGCCACGGTGCGCCCAACCCCACGCAGATCGCCGAGGCGACGCAGAGCGCGACCCTGCTCGCCGAGGAGATCAACGGCTTCCCCGGGTCCAACATCGGCGAGCTGATGGGCACACCGCTCACCGCCCACTTCCTCGGCGGCTGCCCGATCGGCGCCACCGCGGACGAGGGCGTCATCGACCCGTACCACCGGCTCTTCGGGCACCCGGGCATCTCGGTGGTCGACGGCTCCGCGGTCTCCGCGAACCTCGGCGTCAACCCGTCGCTGACGATCACCGCCCAGGCGGAGCGCGCGATGTCGTTCTGGCCGAACAAGGGCGAGCCGGACCGGCGCCCGGCGCAGGGTGAGGCGTACGAGCGGCTGGCGGCGGTGGAGCCGCAGGCGCCGGCGGTCCCGAAGGAGGCGTTCGGCGCGCTCAGGCTGCCGTTCCTGGGGATGCCGGCGGTGCCGCCGAAGGAGAAGGCGCCGGACACGGCCTGAGGGCCCGGGAACA
Proteins encoded in this window:
- a CDS encoding GMC family oxidoreductase codes for the protein MSQDSPAQNQDRPAGAADDDAAYDYDVIVVGSGFGGAVSALRLTEKGYRVGVLEAGRRFTPGTLPKNSWDLKNYLWAPALGLFGIQRVHLLGKVMVLAGAGVGGGSLNYANTLYVPPAPFFEDRQWAHITDWQDELKPYYDQAKRMLGVRLNPTTTPSDVHLKATAEAMGVGDTFHLAPVGVFFGDGEDADGTARAKPGGTVADPYFGGAGPARKACTECGECMTGCRHGAKNTLNENYLHLAEKAGAVIHPMTSVVGVTEHPDGGYRVATVPTDRRRKAKPTALRAREVVVAAGTYGTQTLLHTMKDKGLLPRLSARLGELTRTNSEGLVGAQTSDRRYRKKHGTKPDFTKGVAITSSIHPDANTHIEPVRYGKGSNAMGGMTIVQVPYSAHRVRAWLANLVKHPTIAARSLSNRRWSERVIIGLVMQSLDNSLTAYRKPSGIGKGLLTARQGHGAPNPTQIAEATQSATLLAEEINGFPGSNIGELMGTPLTAHFLGGCPIGATADEGVIDPYHRLFGHPGISVVDGSAVSANLGVNPSLTITAQAERAMSFWPNKGEPDRRPAQGEAYERLAAVEPQAPAVPKEAFGALRLPFLGMPAVPPKEKAPDTA